A genomic stretch from Carassius auratus strain Wakin unplaced genomic scaffold, ASM336829v1 scaf_tig00215767, whole genome shotgun sequence includes:
- the LOC113095701 gene encoding POU domain, class 3, transcription factor 2-like → MATAASNHYSILTSNSEPGSMQQTPPPPAYRDAHSLLQSEYTTLQSSGSTLGHAHQWLTAALSHGGEGSPWPASPLGEQDIKPVEELQHSPRQAHLVQQSQQHHEAGAWRATTMPSMSTSNGQSLIYSQSGYGEPGMHHEDHHSPHLSEHGHPQSLHSDEDTPTSDDLEQFAKQFKQRRIKLGFTQADVGLALGTLYGNVFSQTTICRFEALQLSFKNMCKLKPLLNKWLEEADSTSGSPTSLDKIAAQGRKRKKRTSIEVSVKGALESHFLKCPKPGASEITSLADSLQLEKEVVRVWFCNRRQKEKRMTPQNGPMAGNEDVYGDASPHHGAQTPVP, encoded by the coding sequence ATGGCGACCGCGGCGTCCAACCACTACAGCATCCTCACGTCCAACTCGGAGCCCGGCAGCATGCAGCAGACGCCGCCGCCGCCGGCCTACAGGGACGCGCACAGCCTTCTGCAGAGCGAGTACACCACACTGCAGAGCAGCGGGAGCACGCTCGGCCACGCGCACCAGTGGCTGACGGCGGCGCTGTCTCACGGGGGAGAGGGGTCGCCATGGCCCGCCAGCCCGCTGGGCGAGCAGGACATTAAGCCGGTGGAGGAGCTGCAGCATTCGCCGAGACAGGCGCATCTGGTGCAGCAAAGCCAGCAGCATCACGAGGCGGGCGCTTGGCGCGCGACCACTATGCCGAGCATGAGCACCTCCAACGGGCAGAGCTTGATCTACTCTCAGTCCGGGTACGGCGAACCGGGGATGCACCACGAGGACCACCACAGCCCGCATCTGAGCGAGCACGGCCACCCGCAGAGCCTGCACTCGGACGAGGACACGCCGACCTCGGACGACCTGGAGCAGTTCGCCAAGCAGTTCAAGCAGCGCCGGATCAAGCTGGGGTTTACGCAGGCGGACGTGGGGCTCGCGCTGGGCACCCTTTACGGCAATGTCTTCTCCCAGACCACCATCTGCAGGTTCGAGGCGCTCCAGCTGAGCTTCAAAAACATGTGCAAACTCAAGCCCCTGCTGAACAAATGGCTGGAGGAGGCGGACTCCACCTCAGGAAGCCCGACCAGCCTGGATAAGATTGCTGCGCAGGGGAGGAAGAGGAAAAAGCGGACCTCCATCGAGGTGAGTGTCAAAGGGGCCCTGGAGAGCCATTTCCTCAAGTGCCCGAAACCCGGTGCGTCGGAGATCACTTCGCTGGCGGATAGCCTGCAGCTGGAGAAGGAGGTTGTGCGGGTCTGGTTTTGCAACCGGCGGCAGAAGGAGAAGCGAATGACGCCCCAAAACGGACCGATGGCCGG